From the Oryzias latipes chromosome 22, ASM223467v1 genome, one window contains:
- the spred1 gene encoding sprouty-related, EVH1 domain-containing protein 1, with amino-acid sequence MSEDSTNPNNDDSYARVRAVVMTRDDSSGGWLPLGGGGLSCVTVYKVSRAEDNGSIHSGESGSNLSPCSSSPSPSPSPSPSPTAVEFHIKGERLKDKLVVLECVLQRDLVYNKVNPIFHHWRINDKKFGLTFQSPADARAFDRGIRRAIEDIKQGCRPFGEGDTPEDVLPVCEEPPSICTPIKEPFSPLNPIEPFRGYYVRAQAFDDSRRYLPPQSTRRVGFRIDEEEIVRINPRKDVLIRGYEDYRHPVMCRRDADREDLDFSSPSPKLDSKKCEYLFPDGPGGDSHSGPGMGIGTGMGLGLGKDTAIKTQPSPLLKCKKGRRRREDGERSRCIYCREMFNHEDNWRGQCQDAPDPIKQCIYKVSCMLCAESMLYHCMSDSEGDFSDPCSCDTSDEQFCLRWLALVALSFIAPCMCCYLPLRACHHCGEACHCCGGKHKAAG; translated from the exons TGACAGTTACGCGCGCGTGAGAGCAGTGGTCATGACTCGGGATGACTCCAGTGGTGGGTGGCTTCCTTTGGGAGGTGGAGGCCTCAGCTGTGTCACTGTCTACAAGGTTAGCCGTGCAGAGGACAATGGCAGCATTCACAGCGGTGAGAGTGGCAGCAACCTAAGCCCGTGTAGCTCCAGTCCTAGTCCGAGTCCGAGCCCTAGTCCAAGTCCCACTGCTGTGGAGTTTCACATCAAGGGTGAAAGGCTCAAGGACAAACTG GTGGTCCTGGAGTGTGTTCTGCAGAGAGATCTGGTATACAACAAGGTCAACCCTATCTTCCACCACTGGAGGATCAATGACAAGAAATTTGGTCTGACGTTCCAGAGCCCTGCTGACGCCCGCGCCTTTGACCGAGGCATACGCCGAGCCATCGAAGACATCAAACaag GCTGTCGTCCATTTGGGGAAGGAGATACTCCTGAGGATGTACTACCG GTATGTGAAGAGCCTCCCTCCATTTGTACCCCAATCAAAGAGCCCTTCTCTCCTCTAAACCCAATCGAGCCATTCAGGGGCTACTATGTCCGCGCTCAGGCGTTCGATGACAGCCGCCGCTACCTGCCACCtcag TCAACTCGCCGCGTGGGTTTCCGTATAGATGAGGAGGAGATTGTGCGCATAAACCCGCGCAAAGACGTACTCATCCGAGGTTATGAGGACTACCGCCACCCCGTCATGTGCAGGCGCGATGCGGACCGGGAAGACCTGGacttctcctctccttctcCCAAACTGGACAGTAAGAAGTGCGAGTACCTGTTTCCCGACGGCCCCGGTGGAGACTCCCACTCTGGCCCTGGTATGGGCATAGGAACAGGTATGGGCCTGGGTCTCGGCAAGGACACGGCGATTAAGACTCAGCCGTCACCCCTGCTCAAGTGTAAAAAGGGTCGTCGACGAAGAGAGGACGGCGAGCGTTCACGCTGCATTTACTGTCGAGAGATGTTCAACCACGAAGACAACTGGCGGGGGCAGTGCCAAGACGCCCCCGACCCCATCAAGCAGTGTATCTACAAAGTCAGCTGCATGCTCTGCGCGGAAAGCATGCTGTATCACTGTATGTCTGACTCCGAGGGGGACTTTTCCGACCCCTGCTCGTGCGACACCTCCGACGAGCAGTTCTGCCTCCGCTGGCTCGCCTTGGTGGCGCTCTCCTTCATCGCGCCCTGCATGTGCTGCTACCTGCCGCTGCGCGCCTGCCACCACTGCGGCGAGGCTTGCCACTGCTGCGGGGGCAAGCACAAGGCCGCAGGGTGA